A single Osmerus mordax isolate fOsmMor3 chromosome 7, fOsmMor3.pri, whole genome shotgun sequence DNA region contains:
- the peds1 gene encoding transmembrane protein 189 — MDGDQNRRGLNRCIMASMVSENGCGQKPQTIESDGLDRGAVRWGPQHAGARELANLYSPGKRCQEWISVVLCFSLMAFNLLHLLANFHLGHMWYILLGIGAGILTADFASGLVHWGADTWGSVDLPIFGKAFIRPFREHHIDPTAITRHDFIETNGDNCMLTLVPLANMAFNFLTLSPAEVYHIYPWYCYWFSLAIFVTLTNQIHKWSHTYFGLPRWVVFLQNCHIILPRKHHRVHHVTPHETYFCITTGWLNYPLEKFGFWQNLEDLIQGVTGEKPRADDLKWAHKTK; from the exons ATGGACGGGGACCAGA ATCGAAGGGGGTTGAACCGGTGTATCATGGCGAGTATGGTAAGCGAAAACGGGTGTGGACAGAAACCACAGACCATAGAATCTGACGGACTGGACCGAGGTGCTGTACGGTGGGGCCCTCAACACGCAGGTGCCCGCGAACTTGCCAATCTGTATTCGCCAG GAAAAAGGTGTCAGGAATGGATAAGTGTggtcctctgcttctctcttatGGCCTTcaacctccttcacctccttgcCAACTTTCACCTGGGCCATATGTGGTACATCCTCTTGGGAATTG GGGCAGGCATACTCACTGCAGATTTTGCCTCTGGCCTAGTCCACTGGGGAGCTGATACCTGGGGATCTGTGGACCTTCCTATCTTTGGAAAG GCCTTTATCCGACCATTTAGGGAGCACCACATCGACCCCACAGCCATCACTCGCCATGACTTTATTGAGACCAATGGTGACAACTGCATGCTGACGCTGGTCCCTCTAGCAAACATGGCCTTCAACTTCCTTACCCTTTCCCCTG CGGAGGTATACCATATCTACCCCTGGTACTGCTATTGGTTTTCCCTGGCCATCTTTGTAACCTTGACCAACCAAATTCACAAGTGGTCACATACATACTTTGGGCTGCCACGTTGGGTTGTGTTTCTACAGAACTGTCATATCATTCTGCCACGTAAACACCACCGTGTCCATCATGTGACCCCTCATGAGACATACTTCTGCATTACCACAG GCTGGCTGAACTACCCACTAGAGAAGTTTGGCTTTTGGCAAAACCTTGAGGATCTGATCCAAGGTGTGACAGGAGAGAAACCCAGGGCTGATGACCTCAAATGGGCTCATAAAACCAAGTAA
- the ptpn1 gene encoding tyrosine-protein phosphatase non-receptor type 1 — MEAEFREIDEPGSWNAIYQEIRQQSSELPCKLAKLPENKTRNRYRDVSPFDHSRIRLQLGMNDYINASLISVEEAQRSYILTQGPLPNTCGHFWEMVWEQRTRGVVMLNRVIEKGSVKCAQYWPPREEKEAIFDDTNFKLTLVSEDIKSYYTVRQLELENMLTQETREILHFHYTTWPDFGVPESPASFLNFLFKVRESGCLNSDQGPVVVHCSAGIGRSGTFCLVDTCLLLMSIRKDPSTVRIREILLEMRRYRMGLIQTADQLRFSYLAVIEGAKCIMGDTSLQESWKELSNEEDFPPELTPPPPPPPQRDSQNGTPERLSFFPPTDVQLIVAQNDVHTRSAPPEPEVRRRTGVDIAAPQPPTDPFDQPDGLVGSKEEASKAPPKPQRQYEIERQKLTQAAEQAGDSSPKGTWTPLLANVCLCTALALGAYVCYRACFH, encoded by the exons GAAATACGTCAGCAATCAAGTGAACTGCCATGCAAACTTGCCAAATTACCTGAAAACAAAACTCGGAATCGCTACAGAGATGTCAGCCCAT TTGATCACAGCAGAATCCGCCTGCAACTGGGTATGAATGACTACATAAATGCAAGCCTGATATCTGTAGAGGAGGCACAGAGAAGCTACATTCTCACTCAG GGACCCCTTCCAAACACTTGTGGTCACTTCTGGGAAATGGTGTGGGAGCAGAGAACCCGAGGTGTGGTGATGTTGAACCGTGTCATAGAAAAAGGATCG GTGAAGTGTGCACAGTATTGGCCGcctagagaggagaaggaggctatTTTTGATGACACAAATTTCAAGCTAACACTGGTTTCAGAGGACATAAAATCCTACTACACTGTTCGTCAGCTGGAGCTGGAAAATATGTTG ACTCAGGAAACTAGAGAGATTTTACATTTTCACTACACCACCTGGCCTGACTTTGGAGTACCCGAgtctcctgcctccttcctcaACTTCCTGTTCAAAGTGCGGGAGTCTGGATGTCTCAACTCTGACCAGGGGCCCGTGGTGGTGCACTGCAGTGCTGGGATTGGCCGCTCCGGAACCTTCTGCTTGGTAGACACCTGCCTCTTACTG ATGTCCATTCGCAAGGACCCATCAACTGTGCGCATTCGTGAAATACTGCTGGAGATGCGGCGTTATCGGATGGGTCTGATTCAGACAGCGGACCAACTCCGCTTTTCCTACCTCGCTGTTATTGAAGGTGCCAAGTGCATCATGGGAGACACATCTTTGCAG GAGTCGTGGAAAGAGCTGTCAAATGAGGAGGATTTCCCACCTGAgctcacaccacctccaccacctcctcctcaaagAGACTCTCAAAACGGCACACCTGAgcgcctctccttctttcctccgACTGACGTTCAATTGATTGTTGCACAGAATGATGTTCACACTCGCAG TGCCCCACCAGAGCCAGAGGTCCGGAGGAGGACTGGTGTTGATATTGCTgcccctcagccccccactGACCCCTTCGACCAGCCTGATGGACTGGTGGGAAGTAAAGAAGAAGCCTCCAAAGCTCCACCCAAACCTCAGCGGCAGTATGAGATAGAAAGGCAGAAGTTGACCCAGGCTGCAGAGCAAGCAGGCGACAGCTCTCCAAAGGGGACTTGGACCCCTCTGTTGGCCAATGTTTGCCTGTGCACGGCATTGGCCCTGGGTGCTTATGTCTGTTATCGAGCCTGTTTCCACTGA
- the cebpb gene encoding CCAAT/enhancer-binding protein beta, with amino-acid sequence MEVAGIYDGDSFAFQRNIGPYNDRIPRQVSDGSMTELGIAEHEKAIDFSAYLDPALHYQQLTAHHESQQQRGTDIFADFLNEESKIKRISPLQNYRNHLGLSEKDRESSPCVNPRETYVLGYPELQETRVDSVFSPDLPGNHYKSRERNETFEDTRMDTGSSGFDMRSYLHYQSTPSGSIGNISTASSSCSSPPGTPGPSGKGSRSPNSHSGKLSNGKGKKRLDKDSEEYKQRRERNNLAVRKSRDKAKMRNMETQHKVLELAAENERLQKRVEQLSRELATLRNLLSATGQ; translated from the coding sequence ATGGAAGTAGCCGGCATCTACGACGGGGACAGCTTTGCTTTCCAGAGAAACATCGGTCCCTACAACGACCGAATTCCCAGGCAGGTCTCTGACGGCTCGATGACGGAACTTGGCATCGCAGAGCACGAAAAAGCGATAGATTTTAGTGCTTACCTGGACCCAGCTTTGCACTATCAACAGCTGACAGCCCACCACGAATCTCAACAACAGCGGGGGACCGATATATTTGCAGATTTTCTGAACGAGGAGAGCAAGATAAAGAGAATTTCACCGTTACAAAACTACAGAAACCACCTAGGCCTATCTGAGAAGGACCGTGAGTCAAGTCCTTGTGTCAACCCCAGGGAAACATACGTCCTAGGTTATCCCGAACTACAAGAGACGCGTGTGGACAGTGTGTTTAGCCCAGACCTCCCCGGCAACCACTACAAATCTAGAGAAAGAAACGAAACTTTTGAAGACACAAGAATGGACACGGGTTCGTCTGGGTTTGACATGAGGTCTTATCTTCATTATCAGTCGACTCCAAGTGGCAGTATTGGCAACATCTCCACTGCGTCCTCATCTTGCTCCAGTCCACCCGGCACACCTGGCCCGTCAGGTAAAGGCAGCCGGTCGCCTAACTCGCATAGTGGGAAATTATCTAATGGCAAGGGGAAAAAGCGACTGGACAAAGACAGTGAAGAATACAAGCAGAGGCGAGAGAGGAACAACCTTGCTGTGAGAAAGAGCAGAGATAAAGCCAAAATGCGCAATATGGAGACGCAACACAAAGTGCTGGAACTTGCCGCTGAGAATGAACGTTTGCAAAAGCGCGTGGAACAACTATCAAGAGAGCTTGCCACTTTGCGTAATCTTCTTTCAGCAACTGGACAATGA